A genomic window from Quercus lobata isolate SW786 chromosome 10, ValleyOak3.0 Primary Assembly, whole genome shotgun sequence includes:
- the LOC115963248 gene encoding pentatricopeptide repeat-containing protein At1g08070, chloroplastic-like has protein sequence MERYLFNVLHSSLHIKQFKQIHGLIVINYPALTPFFVQGLLRLSIIVYARQVFDRIPQPSKILYNSLISTYSKLSLYKEALDAFVLMHDSGTRVVCSTIPPVMKSCTSLLAGELANEIHSLVVKYGFSSDVFVQTPLMDFYAKIGDIDSTKKVFDEIFVKDPICYNCLISGYSKSGDVVAAQQLFDEMTERTVVSWNSMISCYANNGHYREGLRMFERMQVERFRPNEISVAIVLSICAKLRDLEMGLRVKKFIDENNLHINMIVSTALLEMYVKCGAVDDARQEFECMDRRDVVAWSAMIAGYAQNGRPSEALELFESMKSKQIKPNDVALVSVLSACSQLGSLEAGERIGNYVESQGFVFNVYVASALLDMYSKCGNISKARQIFNHMPQKDVVSWNSMIVGLAANGFAKEAINLFEKMKVIRVKPNDITFVGILTACTHAGLLELGLRIFRSMKSDHEITPTIEHYACVVDLFCRSGKLKDAHEFICRMEVEPNVVIWGTLLSASRIHSNLELAEFSVKKLLELEPENSGNYILLSNIYASAGRWEESLTVRNLMKTNRVQKTSAYSWIEMDNKVHKFLVGDTSHPGSNDVYRIVDGLAMQLTWAGYNFESALEFSWCS, from the coding sequence ATGGAACGCTATTTGTTTAATGTACTTCACTCGTCTCTGCACATTAAACAATTCAAGCAAATTCACGGCCTCATCGTAATAAATTATCCTGCTCTTACTCCATTTTTTGTGCAGGGGCTTCTTCGTTTATCTATTATTGTATATGCTCGCCAAGTGTTTGATAGAATTCCTCAGCCAAGTAAAATCCTTTATAATTCCCTCATTTCTACGTATTCTAAGCTTTCTCTGTACAAAGAGGCTTTAGATGCGTTTGTTTTGATGCATGATAGTGGTACCCGGGTGGTATGTTCCACAATTCCGCCTGTTATGAAGTCCTGCACTTCTTTATTGGCTGGTGAATTAGCCAATGAGATTCATTCGTTAGTTGTAAAATACGGGTTCAGCTCAGATGTTTTTGTTCAGACTCCTTTGATGGATTTTTATGCCAAAATTGGCGATATAGATTCCACAAAGAAAGTTTTTGATGAGATTTTCGTGAAGGATCCGATCTGCTATAATTGTTTGATTTCAGGGTATTCCAAGTCCGGTGATGTTGTGGCAGCGCAGCAGCTATTTGATGAGATGACTGAGAGAACTGTTGTTTCATGGAATTCTATGATTTCTTGCTATGCAAACAATGGGCATTATCGTGAGGGTTTGAGGATGTTTGAGAGGATGCAGGTTGAGAGGTTTCGCCCTAACGAAATTAGTGTAGCCATTGTACTCTCTATATGTGCCAAGCTTAGGGATTTGGAAATGGGGTTGAGAGTTAAGAAGTTTATTGATGAGAACAATTTACATATAAATATGATAGTTTCTACTGCATTGTTGGAAATGTATGTGAAATGTGGGGCTGTTGATGATGCACGTCAGGAGTTTGAATGCATGGACAGAAGAGATGTTGTTGCTTGGAGTGCCATGATTGCTGGTTATGCCCAAAATGGGAGACCTAGTGAGGCCTTAGAACTCTTTGAAAGCATGAAAAGCAAACAGATTAAGCCTAATGATGTTGCACTTGTTAGTGTTCTATCTGCATGCTCTCAACTGGGCTCATTGGAAGCTGGTGAGCGCATTGGCAACTATGTAGAGAGTCAAGGCTTTGTCTTTAATGTTTATGTGGCCTCTGCACTATTGGATATGTACTCCAAGTGTGGAAATATTAGTAAAGCTcgtcaaattttcaatcataTGCCTCAGAAAGATGTTGTTAGTTGGAACTCAATGATTGTAGGTCTAGCAGCTAATGGTTTTGCAAAGGAAGCAATTAatctttttgagaaaatgaaagTAATTAGAGTGAAACCAAATGATATAACATTTGTGGGGATATTAACAGCTTGCACCCATGCAGGCCTTCTTGAATTGGGGCTTAGGATTTTCAGAAGCATGAAATCGGATCATGAGATTACTCCAACTATAGAACATTATGCTTGTGTTGTTGACCTATTTTGTAGATCTGGGAAATTGAAAGATGCCCATGAGTTCATATGTAGAATGGAAGTGGAGCCCAATGTTGTGATATGGGGCACCTTATTGAGTGCTTCTAGAATCCATTCAAATCTAGAACTTGCTGAGTTCTCCGTCAAGAAATTACTAGAACTTGAGCCTGAGAATTCTGGGAACTATATCCTTCTTTCTAATATATATGCAAGTGCTGGCAGATGGGAAGAATCCTTGACAGTGCGAAATTTGATGAAAACTAACAGAGTGCAGAAAACCTCTGCATATAGTTGGATAGAAATGGATAATAAAGTGCATAAGTTTTTAGTTGGTGACACATCCCACCCTGGATCTAATGATGTTTATCGCATTGTTGATGGGTTGGCAATGCAGTTGACTTGGGCTGGTTATAATTTTGAATCTGCATTGGAATTTTCATGGTGCTCATAG